ATCAGCAACACCATCTTCTTTCATCAGGTGCATCTGAGCCAGTTGCGCGGCTGGCCGGCGGATGTCTTCGCCTCGGCCTTCACCGGCTATGCGCTGGTGACGGTGGCCGCCGTGCTGCTGGCGGGCCAGTTGATCGACCGGTTCTCGGCCCGCGCCCTGCTGCCGGCCTATCTGCTGCCGATGGGGGCCGGTTGCCTGCTGCTGGGGCTGGTCGATGCCCCCTGGGCCGCCTTTGGCTTCATGATGCTCTATGGCATCTCGGACGGCGCGTCGCTCGCCCTGTTCGGCAGCCTGTGGCCGGAAATCTATGGCACCCGCTTTCTGGGCGCGATCCGCGCCGCGGTGGTGGCGCTGATGGTGTTCGCATCGGCCCTGGGGCCGGGGATCGGCGGCGCGCTGATCGATCTGGGGGTGGCCTTCCCCGCCCAGATCGCCGCCTTGGGCCTGTACTGCCTGCTGGTGCCTGGCGTCTTGCTGGTGCTGGTGGGCCGGCTGGAGCGGCGCGGACCCGCGCCATTGACAGGCTGATCCTGATGCGCTCCGCTCAGGCCGTCACGCTGACCTCGACCGTCATGTCGTCGAAGGCATCGGCGGCGCCGGCATAGCTGCCGGCGACCGGCAGGGTCTGGCGGATGTCGCGGGCGACCGCGACCGGGATCAGATTGGCGCCGCCGACGCTGCGATTGGTGGGATCGAAGGTGATCCAGCCCGCCCCCGGCACGAACACCTCGGCCCAGGCATGGGTGGAACCGGCACCGGCCGATCCCAGCAGGCTGGTATCGGGATCGTAAAGATAGCCCGACACGATCCGGGCGCCGAAGCCCAGGCTGCGCACCGCTTCGACGAACAGCACCGCATAATCGCGGCATGACCCGCGGCCACGCTCCAGCGTCTCGTTGGGCGACTGGGTGCCCTCGTCATCGCGGATCTCATACGACACCCAACCGCCCAGACCGGCGCTGATATCCTTCAGCAGCGCCAGCGTGTCGGTGGTTTCGCCGGCAACGAAAGCCCGCGCCCAGCGCGCCAGGCTGCCGGCGCGGTCTTCATACTGCCGCACCGCCAGCGGCCCCAGATCGGTCCAGTCGTCGTCGCTGTAACGGAACGGATAGCGCATCGCCGCCACGTCGATGGCAAAGACCGGCCAGGCCGGCGCGGTCAGTTCCACCACCGCGCGGCTGTGGAACGCGATCCGGTCGGTGGGGCCCGCGAAGCTGGCGGTGGCCACGGCGTTGCCCGCGACATCATGCGCCCAGGTGACGGTCGCCTGCGGCGAAACCGCCACGTCATGCGCGATCAGCCGCAGGTCGCGGCTTTCGCGCGGGCGCAACATCAGCCGGTGCGGCCAGGGCTCCACCGGCTGGCGATAGCGATAGCTGGTCGTGTGCTGAATGGTGAGGATGGTCACGGCGCCGGTCTCCGGATGCGATGCGTCTTCTGGGATATGGGCCCCCATGGCGGATCTGCCATGACCGGGTCGCGGGTGCAGGGCTGCGGGGGCACGAGGGCGCGACAGACCTGTCGACCCTTTATCATGCTGCAACGCAAAATTATTGCAAGATGCACCAGCACCTGAGTCTTCATCCTTGTCTTTCCGGCGCGACCGGGCCACAGTGTCGGAAGTCGATCCATGGCCAGATGACTTGGCCTCTCTCTGAAGAAAATTCGTCCAAGGCCGAAAATTTTCTGATCCGAGATATGATTTCGACGATCCGTGGCAACGCGGATACATAAATCGATGTGAAAGGGATTCCCATGGCGACGGGAACCGTGAAGTGGTTTAACGCCCAGAAGGGCTTTGGTTTCATTGCGCCGGATGGTGGCGGAAATGATGCCTTCGTCCACATCAGCGCTGTCGAGCGCTCGGGCCTCAGCGACCTCCGCGAAGGCCAGAAGGTCAGCTACGAGCTGGTATCCGACCGCAAGAGCGGCAAGATGTCGGCCGACAGCCTGAAGGTTCTGGGCTGACACCCGCATCTCGCGGATGACGCCCTGCCGGAATAAGCCGTCGCACTGATCCGTCATTGAAACGGCCGCCTTCCGAGACCCCACACCTGCCCGTCAGGTGTGGGGTCTTTGCATGTTCAGGGCCGGGTATGTTCAGGGCCGGGCATGTTCAGGCCCGGGCATATGGCATCATCCGGCTCCGTCGTCGCGATCCGGCGCCCGACCCTCGCGCAGAACCGCGAAGACGATCGCGGCGCATATAACCGTGATGATGGCCAGACCGTCCAGCAGCCGTGTGACGGCATCGGCATAGCCGGTGATAAGGGCGTCGTGGCCATCCGGTCCGGCGATCGCCAGAGCCGGGGCCGGGTCGCCGGTGGCCAGACGCCGGGCGGCGGCAAGCTGTGCCTGTGGCGTGGCGTCGGGGAACAGCGGCGCCAGCCGGGCAGTCAGCAGCCCTGAGAACAGGGCGCTGACGATTGCCAGCGCGACGCCTTCGCCCGCAACCCGTGTGGTGCTGAAAATACCGATCGCCATGCCGGCCCGTTCGGTGGGAACGACACTGACCGACAGGGCATCCATCAGACCCCAGGGCAGGCCCGATCCGATACCGATCACCAGCAGTGGTCCGGCATAGGCCATGGCATCGGCGCCCGGTGCCACGCGGCCCAGCCAGACGAGCCCGCCAGCGGCCATCAGCAGGCCAGCGCCGCACACGGTACCGGCCCCGAACCAGCGGGTCAGCATGGCGGCACCCACCGGCACCACCAGCATCGGCGCGGATAGCGCCATCATCATCAGCCCGGCCCTGGTCTCGCCAAGCCCGTCGATGCCAATGAAGCGCAAGGGCAGCAGCACCAGCAGAACGACATAACAATAGCAGGTCGCGACCGGCAGCACCTGTACCCCCACGAAGCGTGGATAGCGGAACAGGCTGAGGTCGAGCATCGGCCGCCGCCCTCGCGTCTCGACCACGATGAACACGATCAGCATCAGCACCGTGCCGGCGAACAGCGCCAGGATCAGCGGGCTTGCCCAGCCGGCCGCCGGCCCCTGGATCACCGCCACGGTGAACAGCGAGAGCATCGCCGTGAAGCTGATCGTTCCGGCCCGGTCGAGCCCGGCCGCGTCTGGATCGCAGCTCTCCCGCAGATGCCGCGCAGCGGAGGCCATGGCGATCGCGGCCAGTATCGCGCCGGGCAGAAACACCGCCCGCCAGCCGATGCTGTCGATCAGAACACCCGCGAGACCGGGACCGAAGGCCAGGCCAACACCGAATGTGGTGCCGAGCAGGCTGAAGGCCCGGGTTCTGGCCGGCCCGGAAAATTCCTGCGCGAGCGCCGCCGAGCCCCCCGCCAGGGCGGCGGCGGCGCCAAGCCCCTGCACCGCGCGCAGCAGATCGAGCACCAGAACCGTGGGCGACAGGCCAAGGCCCGCCGAGGTGACGGCGAACACGCCCAACCCCCACAGGAACACCCGCTTGCGCCCGAACTGGTCGGCAAGCGCGCCGGCCGCCATCATGCAGCCGCCGAAGGTGAGCATGAAGGCATTGGTGATCCAGGTGAGTGCCGCCGGATCGCCGCCCAGAGCGCGGGCGATCGCGGGGGTGGAGACGGCACCGGCCGAAAAGCTCAAGGGCAGCACAAGTGCCGCCAGACACACCGCGGCAAGGATGCGCGGTTTCGACTGGGCGGGTCGGTGCCCGCGGTATTCCGTCATGGCTGCATCCGATCAACTGGTTCATGGCCGTTGGATGCGAGGCTATAGCGGAGCGCATGCCGGATAAACCGACACTAAGTCGTTTTATTACGGAGGATTATGCTCTAATATCAGCAGATGGAAAGCTTGTCCGGCATTCTGGCCTTTGTGCAAACCGCGGAGCATCTGAGCTTCGTCGCGGCGGGGCGTCGGCTTGGCATTTCAGCCTCCGCGGTGGGCAAGAGCGTCGCGAAGCTGGAAAACGACTTGGGCGTCCGGCTGTTTCACCGGACGACGCGGCGGGTATCGCTGACCGAGGAAGGGGCTGCGTTCCACGAGCGTTGCCGCCGGATTCTCGACGATCTGCGCGACGCCGAAGCCATGCTGTCGGATAGAGCCGGCACGCCGCGCGGCCGCCTGCGGGTGGGGCTGCCCACCATCGGATACCGGTTCCTCATGCCGGTGATTCCGGCCTTTCAGCGCCGCTATCCGGATATCGAACTCGATCTCGATTTCAACGACCGGATCGTCGACCCGGTCGAGGCCGGGCTGGATGTTGTGATCCGCAGCGGCCCGCTTGCCGATTCAAGCCTGATGTCGAGGCGGCTGGGGTCGTTCCGGTTTGTGATCTGTGCCGCCCCCAGCTATCTGGCGGCGTGCGGCACGCCGCTGACGCCCGGGGATCTGGCGGGGCATGATTGTCTGCGCTTCCGCTTCCCGACATCCGGTAAGCTTCAGACTTGGCAGTTCGCCCGCGAGGTGGAGGCCGATCCCTTCCAGGGCGCCCCCACCCTGACCTGCAACAACATGGAAGCCCTGCTTGGCGCGGCGTTGGCCGGACTGGGCATCGCCCATATGCCCGACTTCCTGGCCCGCGACGGCCTGAACAATGGCGGCCTTCAAACCATTCTCGACGGGTTCACGGGCGAGCCCGGCCAGTTCTCGGCGCTCTGGCCGTCGAGCCGGCATCTGACGCCACGGCTGCGGGTGTTCGTGGACCACCTTTGCGAGACGCTGTTCTGAGGCACGCGGCGGTCAGGTTGATCCCGGGGACCCCGCCGGCGCCGGCTCGTGGCCCCGCTCGACCCATGCATCGATGCTGAGCGAACCCGGGCCGGCGGCGGCGATATACAGGAAGAGGAAGCAATACAGTATGGCCGCTTCGCCATGGTTCAGGACGGGAAAGAACCCCTGCGGGCTGTGAACGATGACATAGGCGAACGCCATCAGACCCGACAACAGAAACGCGACCGGACGCGCGAACAGGCCGACGAGAAGCAGAAACCCGCCGATCAGTTCCAACGCGCCGGCGACATACAGCATGGTGTTCAGCGGATACTCGAACGGCGCGGGCCATCCCAGCAACTTCATCGTTCCATGCGTGAAAAACGATCCTGCCGATACGATGCGCAGGATACTCAGAAGCTCCGACGCCCATCGTTGACCCCATTTGAACTGCACCCGTCTGCCCCTCAGCGTCCACGATGCACGCGGCACGTCGTGGTTGAATGTTGATGATGAGCCGGCAGCCTATAAGACGGTCATGGCACGACTGTGCCGACTTTGTAGAATATTGTATCGACCTGTATCGATCGCGGACGGGTCGCGACGATGCGCGCCGGCCAGGCCGACCATCTGTATCGATCCGGCGACAGATTGACATAACCTCCGGCACTTCAGGCGCTCGGCGGCATATCTCTGCGATACCGTCCACCTACCCTCACGACAGACAAACCATGCGCCAGCAGCGTTTCGGGCCTGCCTGAACCGCGCGCGCATGCTGGACAAGGGGGAGAGGTGGTCATGACGGATCATCATTGCAGCCATGACGGACTATCCGAGGTCACCCGCCGCACCGTTCTGAAAGTCGGGGCGGGCGCGACGGCCGCCAGCCTGGTTCCTCTCAGGCTCGGCGCGCAGGCGCAAGGCGCCACCCCACCACCCGAAAGCGGCCCGACCACGCCTGTTTCGTTCGTGGTCAATGGCGAGCGCGTCACGATGGATGTCGATGCGCGCGCCTCTCTGCTCGATCTTCTGCGCGAGCGGCTGGCGTTGACCGGCACGAAAAAGGGCTGCGATCACGGCCAGTGCGGCGCCTGCACGATCCATCTGGACGGCCGCCCCGTCGCGTCCTGCCTGACCATGGCCGCCAAGGTCGACGGGCGGCAGGTCACGACGATCGAAGGGCTGGCGCGGGGCGGTGATCTGCACCCGATGCAGCAGGCCTTCATCGACCATGATGCGCTTCAATGCGGTTACTGCACCCCCGGACAGATCATGTCGGCCGTGTCCTGCGTGACCGAAGGCCTTGCAACCGATCCCGGTGCCATCCGCGACTTCATGAGCGGCAACATCTGTCGCTGCGGCGCCTATGTCGGGATTCTGGCCGCGATCGAGCAGGCCGCCGGCGTCATGAGGGGCTGAGACATGCATGGCTTGAGCTATACCGTCGCCGACACCGCAGAGGCGGCCGTTGCGCGATTTGCCGAGGCCGGCGGCGCCGCCCGATACATCGCCGGCGGCACGACGCTATACGACCTCATGAAGCTCGGCATCGAGCGCCCGGTTCATCTGATCGATGTCAGCCGCATCGACGGCCTGGACACGATCAGCACCGATGGCGAGGTCCTGCGCTTCGGCAGCCGCGCCTTGATGGCCGACGTCGCTCGCTCGCCGGTCATTCGCAACGACTATCCCGTTCTCTCGGAAAGCCTGCTGAAGGCCGCCTCGCAGCAATTGCGCAATATGGCGACCGTCGGCGGCAATCTGCTGCAACGGACCCGCTGCCTGTATTTCCGCAACGGTGCCGGCTCATCCTCGATGGTGGGGGTCTATCCCTGCAACAAGCGGGATCCCGGCGCCGGTTGTGCGGCGGCAGGCGGGCTGGATCGTACACAGGCCGTTCTCGGCGTCAGCCAGGCCTGCAATGCGGTGGCGCCCGGCGACTGGCCGGTGGCCCTGACGGCAATGGATGCCAGCATCGAAGTGGTGGGACCGGATGGCGCCCGCAGCCTGCCGATCGACAGGTTCTACCGGCTGCCCGGCGAGACACCGCACCTGGAATTCAACATCGATCCCGGCGAGCTGGTGACGGCCATCACCGTGCCGAAAACCCCGGCCGGCCGCAGCTCGACCTATCACAAGATCCGTGACCGGGAGAGCTATGCCTTTGCGCTGGCATCCGCGGCGGTCGCCGTCGAGATGGACGGGTCCACCGTTCGCGCCGCCCGGATCGCCCTGGGCGGCGTCGCCACCACGCCGTGGCGCGCCCGCGCCGCCGAGGCTGTGATCGCGGGCTCATCCCTGACACCCGACCGCGCCCTCGACGCCGGCCGGGCCGCGTTCGCCGATGCCCGTCCCGGACGACACAATGGATTCAAGAT
Above is a genomic segment from Tistrella bauzanensis containing:
- a CDS encoding transglutaminase family protein, with amino-acid sequence MTILTIQHTTSYRYRQPVEPWPHRLMLRPRESRDLRLIAHDVAVSPQATVTWAHDVAGNAVATASFAGPTDRIAFHSRAVVELTAPAWPVFAIDVAAMRYPFRYSDDDWTDLGPLAVRQYEDRAGSLARWARAFVAGETTDTLALLKDISAGLGGWVSYEIRDDEGTQSPNETLERGRGSCRDYAVLFVEAVRSLGFGARIVSGYLYDPDTSLLGSAGAGSTHAWAEVFVPGAGWITFDPTNRSVGGANLIPVAVARDIRQTLPVAGSYAGAADAFDDMTVEVSVTA
- a CDS encoding cold-shock protein, with amino-acid sequence MATGTVKWFNAQKGFGFIAPDGGGNDAFVHISAVERSGLSDLREGQKVSYELVSDRKSGKMSADSLKVLG
- a CDS encoding MFS transporter, giving the protein MTEYRGHRPAQSKPRILAAVCLAALVLPLSFSAGAVSTPAIARALGGDPAALTWITNAFMLTFGGCMMAAGALADQFGRKRVFLWGLGVFAVTSAGLGLSPTVLVLDLLRAVQGLGAAAALAGGSAALAQEFSGPARTRAFSLLGTTFGVGLAFGPGLAGVLIDSIGWRAVFLPGAILAAIAMASAARHLRESCDPDAAGLDRAGTISFTAMLSLFTVAVIQGPAAGWASPLILALFAGTVLMLIVFIVVETRGRRPMLDLSLFRYPRFVGVQVLPVATCYCYVVLLVLLPLRFIGIDGLGETRAGLMMMALSAPMLVVPVGAAMLTRWFGAGTVCGAGLLMAAGGLVWLGRVAPGADAMAYAGPLLVIGIGSGLPWGLMDALSVSVVPTERAGMAIGIFSTTRVAGEGVALAIVSALFSGLLTARLAPLFPDATPQAQLAAARRLATGDPAPALAIAGPDGHDALITGYADAVTRLLDGLAIITVICAAIVFAVLREGRAPDRDDGAG
- a CDS encoding LysR substrate-binding domain-containing protein; the protein is MESLSGILAFVQTAEHLSFVAAGRRLGISASAVGKSVAKLENDLGVRLFHRTTRRVSLTEEGAAFHERCRRILDDLRDAEAMLSDRAGTPRGRLRVGLPTIGYRFLMPVIPAFQRRYPDIELDLDFNDRIVDPVEAGLDVVIRSGPLADSSLMSRRLGSFRFVICAAPSYLAACGTPLTPGDLAGHDCLRFRFPTSGKLQTWQFAREVEADPFQGAPTLTCNNMEALLGAALAGLGIAHMPDFLARDGLNNGGLQTILDGFTGEPGQFSALWPSSRHLTPRLRVFVDHLCETLF
- a CDS encoding DoxX family protein → MQFKWGQRWASELLSILRIVSAGSFFTHGTMKLLGWPAPFEYPLNTMLYVAGALELIGGFLLLVGLFARPVAFLLSGLMAFAYVIVHSPQGFFPVLNHGEAAILYCFLFLYIAAAGPGSLSIDAWVERGHEPAPAGSPGST
- a CDS encoding (2Fe-2S)-binding protein, which produces MTDHHCSHDGLSEVTRRTVLKVGAGATAASLVPLRLGAQAQGATPPPESGPTTPVSFVVNGERVTMDVDARASLLDLLRERLALTGTKKGCDHGQCGACTIHLDGRPVASCLTMAAKVDGRQVTTIEGLARGGDLHPMQQAFIDHDALQCGYCTPGQIMSAVSCVTEGLATDPGAIRDFMSGNICRCGAYVGILAAIEQAAGVMRG
- a CDS encoding FAD binding domain-containing protein — translated: MHGLSYTVADTAEAAVARFAEAGGAARYIAGGTTLYDLMKLGIERPVHLIDVSRIDGLDTISTDGEVLRFGSRALMADVARSPVIRNDYPVLSESLLKAASQQLRNMATVGGNLLQRTRCLYFRNGAGSSSMVGVYPCNKRDPGAGCAAAGGLDRTQAVLGVSQACNAVAPGDWPVALTAMDASIEVVGPDGARSLPIDRFYRLPGETPHLEFNIDPGELVTAITVPKTPAGRSSTYHKIRDRESYAFALASAAVAVEMDGSTVRAARIALGGVATTPWRARAAEAVIAGSSLTPDRALDAGRAAFADARPGRHNGFKIELGARVIADALMIAAERTA